Proteins found in one Phycodurus eques isolate BA_2022a chromosome 18, UOR_Pequ_1.1, whole genome shotgun sequence genomic segment:
- the LOC133417016 gene encoding alpha-1-antitrypsin homolog: MHHFFASCTVVALLLAACLADHHHGDNMKCKGLSPPNADFGFALYKTLKAKAGAAENIFFSPLGISTALSLLSTGAHGETHSQLFSTLGYSGKEQDTINQGYKHLFHKLGQNKAHQELDVTNAVAVDSHFSPCDSFMKNAKEFYSAEVLKVDFGKSQEAAAEINSYIANKTRNMIKDHVKELDETMAMMLINTVYFKGEWDRPFNKSLTRKADFHVDDTTKVEVDMMRRTGRYEMYYDDDNSTTILMLPYKGNTSMMIVLPDEGKMKSVEGYINKDYIKHWHDSIYKQSVDVFLPKFSISAKAALDSTLKEMGISAAFGDTADFSGISDDVALKLSKASHEAVLSIDEIGTEAVAVTVVEVMPMSMPMQLRLDRPFLVFILEDSTCSIIFMGKISNPTAK, from the exons ATGCATCATTTCTTTGCAAGCTGCACTGTCGTGGCATTGCTGCTGGCTGCATGCCTGGCAGACCACCACCATGGAGATAACATGAAATGCAAGGGGCTGTCCCCTCCCAATGCAGATTTTGGCTTTGCCCTTTATAAAACCCTGAAAGCCAAAGCAGGTGCTGCAGAGAACATCTTCTTCTCCCCACTGGGCATCTCCACCGCCCTGTCCCTACTGTCCACAGGGGCACATGGTGAGACCCACAGCCAGCTGTTTTCCACTCTTGGCTACAGTGGGAAGGAGCAGGATACGATCAACCAAGGGTACAAGCATCTTTTTCATAAACTTGGCCAAAACAAGGCGCACCAGGAGCTTGATGTCACTAATGCAGTTGCTGTAGACTCCCACTTCAGTCCCTGTGACTCCTTCATGAAAAATGCCAAGGAATTCTACTCTGCTGAGGTCCTCAAGGTTGACTTTGGGAAATCTCAAGAGGCTGCGGCTGAGATCAACTCATACATAGCTAACAAAACCCGTAACATGATTAAAGATCATGTTAAGGAATTGGATGAAACCATGGCTATGATGCTGATCAACACGGTCTACTTCAAAG GAGAGTGGGACAGACCCTTCAACAAGTCACTGACAAGAAAGGCTGACTTCCATGTGGACGACACTACCAAAGTGGAAGTTGACATGATGAGGAGGACAGGTCGTTATGAAATGTATTACGACGATGACAACAGCACCACCATCCTCATGCTGCCGTACAAAGGCAACACGTCCATGATGATTGTCCTGCCTGATGAGGGCAAGATGAAGAGCGTGGAAGGCTACATCAACAAGGACTACATTAAGCACTGGCACGACTCTATTTATAAACA ATCTGTGGACGTGTTCTTACCCAAATTCTCAATTTCTGCTAAAGCTGCCTTGGACAGCACATTGAAAGAAATGGGAATAAGCGCTGCTTTCGGAGACACTGCCGATTTCTCTGGGATTTCGGATGATGTCGCGCTTAAGCTATCTAAG GCATCCCATGAGGCAGTTCTGAGCATTGACGAAATAGGGACCGAAGCAGTAGCCGTCACTGTAGTGGAGGTTATGCCGATGAGTATGCCTATGCAGTTGAGACTGGATAGACCCTTCTTGGTCTTTATCCTGGAAGACTCCACCTGTAGCATCATCTTCATGGGCAAGATCAGTAACCCCACAGCCAAGTAA